The following proteins come from a genomic window of Nitrososphaerales archaeon:
- a CDS encoding 50S ribosomal protein L31e, translating to MSKEEEEISRIYVIPLRRAWLAPKHRRAIRAINLVKEFAERHMKGSEVKIDTSLNELIWSRGIKNPPRKITVKMVKDKDGVVTVSLPSEKA from the coding sequence ATGTCGAAAGAAGAAGAGGAGATTTCACGTATCTATGTAATACCTTTAAGGAGGGCCTGGTTAGCACCCAAGCATAGAAGAGCGATAAGAGCGATCAATCTGGTGAAAGAGTTTGCAGAGAGGCATATGAAAGGTTCTGAGGTGAAGATCGATACCTCTCTAAATGAATTGATCTGGAGTAGAGGTATAAAGAACCCTCCTCGAAAGATTACGGTGAAGATGGTGAAGGATAAAGATGGAGTGGTTACTGTGAGTCTACCCTCAGAGAAGGCTTGA
- a CDS encoding 50S ribosomal protein L39e encodes MAKNKPSGVKNRLYSKVKQNTPVPTWVIVKTRRRVRTNPKRRMWRRDKLKIK; translated from the coding sequence TTGGCCAAGAACAAACCTTCGGGTGTAAAGAATAGGCTCTATAGCAAGGTAAAACAGAATACTCCAGTCCCCACCTGGGTCATCGTAAAGACCCGTAGAAGGGTTCGTACAAATCCGAAGAGAAGGATGTGGAGAAGAGATAAGTTAAAGATTAAATGA
- a CDS encoding DNA-binding protein: MAEDYEKELAASLQERKKQLIRLNLLRIALTPEARQRLTNVKMVRPDVATMIENHIIQLVTSGKLQRPITDDELKQILASLQQPKREFKIRWA; this comes from the coding sequence ATGGCTGAAGATTATGAAAAAGAATTGGCAGCTTCGCTTCAAGAGCGTAAAAAGCAATTGATACGTTTGAATCTATTACGAATCGCACTTACACCAGAAGCCCGTCAAAGGCTTACCAACGTTAAGATGGTGAGGCCCGATGTTGCGACGATGATCGAAAATCATATCATTCAACTCGTTACTTCTGGCAAGCTCCAAAGACCTATTACAGATGATGAATTGAAGCAGATATTGGCAAGTTTACAACAACCAAAAAGAGAGTTTAAGATCAGGTGGGCGTAA
- a CDS encoding 30S ribosomal protein S19e translates to MPTVYDVPQDILIKRLAEQLKKMPQIKPPAWAAFVKTGSHAERPPQDKDWWYVRCASLLRKLYIHGPLGLNDLRSMYGGRVRRGLAPAHHRDAGGSSIRKALQQLEAVGLVAKIEGKGRVLTNLGRKKLDKLATEIFKELVKENPSLARYA, encoded by the coding sequence ATGCCTACAGTGTATGATGTCCCTCAAGATATATTGATCAAGAGGTTGGCTGAACAGTTAAAGAAGATGCCGCAGATCAAGCCTCCAGCATGGGCTGCCTTCGTCAAGACTGGGTCACATGCCGAACGCCCCCCTCAGGATAAAGATTGGTGGTATGTTAGGTGCGCATCACTTCTACGTAAATTGTACATCCATGGACCACTGGGATTGAACGATCTGCGCTCGATGTACGGAGGTAGGGTGCGTAGAGGTTTGGCACCCGCTCACCATAGGGATGCTGGCGGCTCATCGATTAGGAAGGCCTTACAACAACTGGAGGCTGTAGGTTTGGTGGCGAAGATCGAAGGAAAAGGGCGTGTATTAACGAATCTGGGAAGGAAGAAACTTGATAAGCTCGCGACTGAAATATTTAAAGAATTGGTGAAGGAGAATCCTTCTTTAGCAAGGTATGCTTAA
- a CDS encoding RNase P subunit encodes MKSLRARWRELARQRVDILLENAIKNATIDMNLAQRQAQIARRICMKYNLRLPYEKRQLFCRGCKRFIIPGLNARVRLSRKIKAVVITCMECGHVYHKILST; translated from the coding sequence GTGAAGTCTCTTCGAGCAAGATGGAGGGAATTGGCGAGGCAGAGGGTTGATATCTTGCTAGAGAATGCGATAAAGAATGCTACAATCGATATGAATCTGGCCCAAAGGCAGGCACAGATCGCAAGGCGCATCTGTATGAAATATAACCTTCGACTCCCCTATGAAAAGAGGCAACTCTTCTGTAGAGGGTGTAAAAGGTTCATAATACCTGGTTTAAATGCAAGGGTTAGGTTGAGTAGAAAGATAAAGGCAGTGGTCATCACGTGCATGGAGTGTGGGCATGTGTATCACAAAATTCTCTCGACTTGA
- a CDS encoding ribosome biogenesis protein — MVNDKNFTNQRITSSSFLNSSHVLSNGMLNLLIVEAALETVPESLWNHPAVKKHAAKKGKKPGEILLDRSYHHSAMLKLENSMKRGRPDLVHFSLLEACSTPLYLLGLLKVYVHTINDVVIRIGTKVRLPKSYFRFEGLMEQLFKQRRIKSNSEILLEMERMSFSELLAQIKPPLVIGLSRIGEESNCQKVAKELSLKEGSAVVVGGFPRGHFSTHISSHFDRLYSIHRLSLEAHTVIARIIYEYEKQVGVSN, encoded by the coding sequence ATGGTGAATGATAAAAACTTCACGAATCAGCGAATCACCAGCTCATCGTTTTTAAATTCATCACATGTATTAAGTAATGGCATGCTCAATCTACTGATTGTAGAAGCGGCTTTAGAAACCGTGCCTGAATCGTTATGGAACCATCCCGCTGTGAAGAAGCATGCTGCAAAGAAGGGGAAGAAGCCCGGAGAGATCCTCTTGGATCGTAGCTACCATCACTCAGCTATGCTAAAGTTAGAGAATTCGATGAAGAGGGGGAGGCCAGACCTGGTCCACTTTTCTCTACTCGAAGCGTGTAGCACACCACTATACCTACTAGGGTTATTGAAGGTCTACGTTCATACGATAAATGATGTAGTGATTCGAATCGGTACAAAGGTCCGTCTACCGAAATCGTACTTTCGTTTTGAGGGTCTGATGGAGCAGCTCTTTAAGCAGAGAAGAATAAAATCGAATAGTGAAATTTTACTCGAAATGGAGCGTATGAGCTTTTCAGAGCTCCTGGCTCAAATCAAACCACCTTTAGTCATAGGTTTATCGAGAATCGGTGAAGAGTCCAATTGCCAAAAGGTTGCTAAAGAACTCTCTTTAAAAGAGGGTTCTGCGGTAGTGGTTGGAGGCTTTCCAAGAGGCCACTTCTCTACTCATATATCTTCACACTTTGACCGCCTCTACTCTATACATAGATTATCCCTCGAAGCACATACAGTCATAGCACGTATCATTTATGAATATGAGAAACAGGTCGGCGTATCAAATTAA